A region of the Elusimicrobiota bacterium genome:
GATGGCCTCGGTCATGACGCGCCGCCCGGCGGCGATGCCCACGTCGAGCCCCTTCTTGACCCAGGGCTCGATGAGCGTCTTGCGGGCGGTGAGCCATTCCTTGTTCTGGCCCGCGCGGCCGGTCATGTGCATGAAGGCGAATTGGAACTGCTCCACGCCGAGGGAGACGAGCAGACGGGCCACCTCCGGCAGATCGCGGTAGTTGACCTTGGTGACCACCGTGTTGGTGATCAAGCGCGCCCCGGCCTTCTTGACGTTGCGCATCCCGGCCGCGGTCTGCAGGAAGCTGCCCGGGACGCCGGTCAGGAAGTCGTGGAGCTCGGGCCGCGAGCCGTGCAGGGCCGGCCCGAACTCGCTGACCCCGGCCGCGACGAGTTTCTTGACCAGCCCGGCGTAGCAGAGGGTGCGGCCGTTGGTCTGGATCTGGACGTCCTCGTAGCCCAGGCCGCGGGCGTGGCGCACCGCCTCGATGAGGCCCTTGTGCAGGGAGGGCTCGCCTCCGGTGAAGACCACTCCCGTGGCCCCGGAG
Encoded here:
- a CDS encoding radical SAM protein; the protein is MTERIDLKVGFACNNLCRFCVQGDKREKLPAKSGAELRRALAEGRRSGATGVVFTGGEPSLHKGLIEAVRHARGLGYEDVQIQTNGRTLCYAGLVKKLVAAGVSEFGPALHGSRPELHDFLTGVPGSFLQTAAGMRNVKKAGARLITNTVVTKVNYRDLPEVARLLVSLGVEQFQFAFMHMTGRAGQNKEWLTARKTLIEPWVKKGLDVGIAAGRRVMTEAIPYCFMSGYEDHVAERIIPATKIFDADTIIEDYTKTRRTEGKTKGPRCPECAHFQACEGPWREYPDLFGWDEFHPVLKKKTNLKGNI